A single Methanolobus sp. ZRKC5 DNA region contains:
- a CDS encoding 4Fe-4S binding protein — translation MTEECRESSLCVEKDMDIDGSHFIYRQISNQSVKFLDYDYKRCVGCGICVGLCPTQALELGPMQEISTGLDAPPVMMELDKCTFCSMCANFCPVHAFKMTEEGDFPDNDEFPTYDSYVRMNEKCLPCALCKAACPEDAIDVEFTFLKKEDIAPFKEDVEGEIEIDTDKCNFCGLCAEFCEAFLLVEKETTPTDPQPFDLLLVDEDKCDYCVLCQDLCPENAIKVTGERRGKAPDIEGIVTVDDDKCTRCTWCQVVCPYEAVDLKKQFEGELALIEVNVDKCDPQGCHGCFNVCPSHLWYVPEDGTKIAIKEDYCTYCGACVNACPKDVMKVTRTKVHHTEIPESPWAEQWRNAVDSMVTGKREHPDISRTLVVEKEEQKEHVEVELPQIDGSLLKLAKERIEKAKPLLDNVKIRKMLEDSPSEEQKEEFRKKIGTDTSNKSKQ, via the coding sequence GTGACAGAAGAATGCAGGGAAAGTTCGCTCTGTGTCGAGAAAGACATGGACATAGACGGTTCCCATTTCATCTATCGCCAGATAAGCAACCAATCTGTGAAATTCCTTGATTACGATTACAAGAGATGTGTGGGCTGTGGTATTTGTGTTGGCCTCTGTCCCACACAAGCTCTGGAACTAGGACCCATGCAGGAGATCTCCACCGGACTGGATGCTCCTCCTGTAATGATGGAACTTGATAAGTGTACTTTCTGCTCCATGTGCGCCAACTTCTGCCCAGTTCACGCCTTTAAGATGACCGAAGAAGGCGATTTTCCAGATAATGATGAATTCCCGACATACGATTCCTATGTAAGGATGAACGAGAAATGCCTGCCATGTGCGCTTTGTAAGGCCGCATGCCCCGAGGATGCCATAGATGTAGAGTTCACCTTCCTAAAAAAAGAGGACATAGCACCCTTCAAAGAAGATGTTGAGGGCGAGATAGAGATAGATACTGATAAGTGCAACTTCTGCGGCCTGTGTGCAGAATTCTGTGAAGCATTTCTGCTTGTAGAAAAAGAAACTACTCCCACTGACCCACAACCTTTTGACCTGCTGCTGGTGGACGAGGATAAATGCGACTACTGCGTGCTATGCCAGGATCTGTGTCCTGAGAATGCTATAAAGGTCACTGGAGAAAGAAGAGGCAAAGCTCCTGATATCGAAGGGATCGTCACTGTAGATGACGATAAATGTACCCGATGCACCTGGTGCCAGGTTGTCTGCCCCTACGAAGCGGTTGATCTTAAGAAGCAGTTTGAGGGCGAACTTGCGCTTATAGAAGTAAATGTCGATAAATGTGACCCGCAGGGCTGTCATGGTTGCTTTAATGTGTGCCCTTCCCACCTCTGGTATGTACCTGAGGACGGGACTAAGATCGCGATAAAGGAAGATTATTGCACCTACTGTGGTGCCTGTGTCAATGCATGCCCCAAGGATGTGATGAAAGTCACTCGTACGAAGGTTCACCACACTGAGATCCCTGAATCACCATGGGCAGAACAGTGGAGAAATGCAGTGGATTCCATGGTTACCGGAAAGAGAGAGCATCCGGACATTTCCAGGACCCTTGTTGTGGAGAAGGAAGAACAGAAGGAACATGTGGAAGTGGAACTGCCACAGATTGATGGCTCACTCCTCAAACTCGCAAAAGAACGTATTGAGAAAGCAAAGCCCTTGCTTGACAATGTGAAAATAAGGAAGATGCTTGAGGATAGCCCTTCTGAAGAACAGAAGGAAGAGTTCCGCAAAAAGATAGGAACAGATACAAGCAATAAGTCCAAACAATAA
- the hdrA2 gene encoding CoB-CoM heterodisulfide reductase HdrA2 encodes MRIGVYICHCGLNIAHTINVESLRDKVSELDGVKVAKDIQFMCSDSGQESIVQDITDLDLNHILVAACSPHLHEQTFKRVLEKAGLNPFMLEMVNIREQCSWVHMEDPQMATQKAFDLIRMGIARLKLLDPLQLKKVPVTKDVLVIGGGVAGIEAALTLANSGYHVHMVEKEPTIGGKMALLNEVFPTNDCSICVLAPKMTDVHQHPNINLITLAEVTGVMGPVGNFNVTVTRKPRYVIEDRCKGCVDECGRVCPVEIPNRFDSGLGKTKAINMPIPQAVPQVVYIDNEFCVGCGLCKQACPADAVDYHQKEETIEFTVGAIILATGYNHFDASRKQEYGYGIYPDVITNMELERLLNAAGPTKGKVLSPSTLEIPKKVAFIQCVGSRDEKVGNPYCSRVCCMSSMKNAQLLKERYPDIDITIHYIDIRASGEMYEEYYTRTQEMGINFVRGKVGEILQDGLGKMNLRYEDTLSGKIYEESSDLVVLATGMENVKDADRISRVLNLTRRSDRFFSIAHPKMRPVDSHVKGVYIAGCASGPKEIQVSIAQGSAAAAKAMQLLAKGEIEMDPLCAHVNPDKCIGCGICVDVCKFNKISFVDKKAVVDELSCMGCGACSASCPADAIWMRNSTDEQITAQIHAATEVKSEFPLIIAFLCNWCSYTCADLAGTSRIQYPTNIRVIRVMCAGRVDPSFVLEALESGADGVLVAGCRLGECHYTFANYNAKSRMEALKEVLADVGIDPGRLNVEWISASEGERFARSIEGFVEYLEKIGPIGSELTEAEQ; translated from the coding sequence ATGCGAATCGGAGTATACATCTGTCATTGCGGACTGAATATCGCACACACCATAAACGTAGAGTCACTCAGGGACAAGGTTAGTGAGCTTGATGGCGTTAAGGTGGCCAAGGACATACAGTTCATGTGTTCCGATTCGGGGCAGGAATCCATAGTACAAGACATAACAGACCTTGATCTTAACCATATACTTGTGGCTGCCTGTTCCCCTCATCTGCACGAGCAGACATTCAAGAGAGTGCTTGAAAAAGCGGGTCTCAATCCCTTCATGCTGGAAATGGTCAACATCCGTGAGCAATGCTCCTGGGTGCATATGGAAGACCCGCAAATGGCAACCCAGAAGGCATTCGACCTTATACGAATGGGCATAGCCAGACTCAAACTACTGGACCCGTTGCAGCTTAAAAAAGTGCCTGTAACAAAAGATGTACTTGTTATAGGAGGCGGTGTTGCAGGAATAGAAGCTGCACTGACCCTTGCTAACTCCGGCTATCATGTTCATATGGTGGAGAAAGAACCCACCATCGGTGGAAAAATGGCACTGCTAAACGAAGTGTTCCCAACCAACGACTGCTCCATCTGTGTGCTGGCTCCCAAGATGACAGACGTGCACCAGCACCCGAATATCAACCTGATCACACTTGCAGAAGTTACCGGAGTTATGGGTCCGGTTGGTAATTTCAATGTTACTGTAACCAGAAAACCCAGATACGTCATAGAGGACAGATGCAAGGGCTGCGTGGACGAATGTGGCCGTGTCTGCCCGGTGGAAATACCCAACAGGTTCGACAGCGGACTGGGAAAGACAAAAGCCATCAACATGCCAATCCCACAGGCAGTACCGCAAGTGGTCTATATCGACAATGAGTTCTGCGTGGGCTGTGGACTCTGCAAACAGGCATGTCCGGCCGATGCAGTGGATTACCACCAGAAAGAAGAAACTATTGAGTTCACCGTGGGTGCGATCATCCTTGCAACAGGATACAATCATTTCGATGCATCCCGAAAGCAGGAGTACGGTTATGGTATCTACCCTGACGTCATTACTAACATGGAACTTGAGCGCCTGCTCAATGCCGCCGGTCCCACAAAAGGTAAAGTGCTCTCCCCATCAACACTGGAAATACCAAAGAAAGTTGCTTTCATACAGTGTGTCGGTTCAAGGGACGAAAAAGTAGGCAACCCCTACTGTTCAAGGGTTTGCTGTATGTCCAGCATGAAAAATGCACAGCTTCTCAAGGAACGCTATCCAGATATTGACATTACAATTCATTACATAGACATCCGTGCATCCGGTGAGATGTACGAGGAATATTATACACGCACTCAGGAGATGGGCATCAATTTCGTTCGCGGTAAAGTGGGTGAGATCCTGCAGGACGGACTGGGAAAAATGAACCTGCGTTATGAAGATACTCTTAGTGGCAAAATTTACGAGGAATCCTCAGACCTTGTTGTCCTTGCAACAGGTATGGAAAATGTCAAAGATGCTGACAGGATATCCAGGGTATTGAACCTTACAAGACGCAGTGACCGTTTCTTCTCCATAGCTCATCCCAAAATGAGGCCGGTTGACTCACATGTAAAGGGAGTATACATCGCAGGTTGTGCATCCGGTCCCAAAGAAATACAGGTATCCATAGCACAGGGAAGTGCCGCTGCTGCCAAGGCAATGCAGCTCCTGGCAAAGGGCGAGATCGAAATGGACCCGCTCTGCGCTCATGTGAATCCAGATAAATGTATTGGATGTGGCATATGTGTGGATGTCTGCAAATTCAATAAAATAAGTTTCGTTGACAAAAAAGCAGTGGTTGACGAACTATCGTGTATGGGATGCGGTGCATGCAGTGCATCATGTCCGGCTGATGCTATATGGATGCGTAACAGCACTGATGAACAAATAACCGCCCAGATACACGCTGCCACCGAAGTCAAGTCTGAATTCCCGCTAATAATCGCATTCCTGTGTAACTGGTGTAGCTACACATGTGCAGACCTTGCCGGCACATCAAGGATACAATACCCTACTAACATCCGTGTCATCCGCGTCATGTGTGCCGGACGTGTGGACCCCTCATTTGTTCTTGAAGCACTTGAAAGCGGTGCAGACGGAGTGCTAGTTGCAGGATGCCGACTTGGAGAATGTCATTACACCTTCGCTAATTATAACGCAAAGTCAAGGATGGAAGCCCTGAAGGAAGTGCTTGCAGATGTAGGCATAGACCCTGGACGCCTTAACGTGGAATGGATATCAGCCTCCGAAGGGGAGAGATTCGCCAGATCAATTGAAGGATTTGTTGAATATCTTGAAAAGATAGGACCTATAGGTTCTGAACTCACGGAGGCAGAACAGTGA
- a CDS encoding Ig-like domain-containing protein has protein sequence MIGASLWGASPIVDGQVKIDGQDVNWTSSVHKYTYNHWADVTPLVKTKIDNAPTGRVDFTITEDNAHYIDGTVLVVIFDDPNQVDDNTIVLLFGAQSTGGDTFNILLAEPIDTSSPDMSFDMGLGMGLGISYSYQSGDSQYSIVNVNGQGLTSAAGGEDDGYSGNGGLLTVGGLDDSNANPAIPTQTAYSDPRLDDELYNILPLVKDGDSTITVYTENPSDDDNIFFAYFDLKSTVAVVGEGIVLSPASATNPVGTYHTVTATVQDDDGNPVESKQVTFEVVVGPHAGLTNSAYTGSNGEATFTYLGTLEGTDTIIASFVDSQQEIVTSNKVVKIWEIEVTDEPDEPSEQIPEFPTVALPIAAIIGLAFIINRRKEE, from the coding sequence ATGATTGGTGCATCTCTTTGGGGTGCTAGCCCAATAGTAGATGGTCAGGTTAAGATTGATGGTCAGGACGTTAACTGGACCTCCTCTGTTCACAAATATACTTACAATCACTGGGCAGATGTTACACCTCTTGTAAAGACAAAGATTGACAATGCTCCAACAGGAAGAGTAGACTTCACAATAACCGAGGATAATGCACATTATATTGATGGAACCGTGTTGGTAGTCATTTTCGATGACCCAAATCAAGTAGATGACAACACTATCGTCCTTCTCTTTGGTGCACAGAGCACTGGCGGAGACACATTCAATATTTTGCTTGCAGAACCTATAGACACAAGTAGTCCTGATATGAGTTTTGATATGGGACTTGGTATGGGACTTGGTATATCTTACAGTTACCAGTCAGGTGACAGTCAATACAGTATAGTCAATGTAAATGGACAGGGACTTACTTCTGCAGCAGGTGGGGAAGATGACGGTTACTCTGGAAATGGAGGTCTTCTCACAGTAGGTGGCTTGGATGACAGCAATGCAAACCCTGCAATTCCAACGCAGACTGCTTACTCAGACCCTCGTCTGGATGATGAATTGTACAACATTCTTCCATTGGTAAAGGATGGAGACAGCACAATTACTGTGTACACAGAAAATCCTTCAGATGATGATAACATATTCTTTGCATACTTCGACCTCAAATCAACTGTAGCTGTAGTAGGAGAAGGAATTGTCCTCAGCCCGGCATCAGCAACAAACCCTGTAGGAACTTATCACACAGTAACAGCAACTGTTCAGGATGATGATGGTAACCCTGTGGAATCAAAACAAGTCACTTTTGAGGTAGTAGTAGGACCACACGCAGGACTTACTAATTCAGCATACACTGGCAGCAATGGTGAAGCAACTTTCACATACCTCGGTACTCTTGAAGGAACTGATACCATTATCGCAAGCTTTGTTGACAGCCAGCAGGAAATCGTTACCTCCAACAAGGTTGTAAAAATCTGGGAAATTGAAGTAACTGATGAACCTGATGAACCATCTGAGCAGATCCCTGAGTTCCCAACCGTTGCTCTTCCAATAGCAGCGATAATAGGACTTGCCTTTATCATCAACAGGCGAAAAGAGGAGTAA